A part of Gambusia affinis linkage group LG21, SWU_Gaff_1.0, whole genome shotgun sequence genomic DNA contains:
- the si:ch211-285f17.1 gene encoding sickle tail protein homolog isoform X16, translating to MQPSDMDKKREAFLEHLKQKYPHHASAIMGHQERLREQSRSPKHGPSPQPGIGDQVDHLSLASLESLDTMSETDAPTAFTRGSRVRASLPVVRSTNQTKDRSLGVLYLQYGDETKQIRMPNEITSIDTIRALFVSAFPQQLNMKMLESPSVAVYVKDDMRNMYYELTDVRNITDHSCLKVYHKDPAQAFSHGPRPANGDARMHNEMAHVTRDGQHPLRHPPMGPPSHHPLQGALPPSPHSMPPSPSRIPFGPRQNSVPGSATIPRDRMSSVNPPTRSVSPCPSAILERRDVKPDQDLGGKSHTLTRGNEGLYADPYLLQEGRINMTAGHGQHGSPGLDGPEHGMGGFHRASIRSASSYGGPSPTDSVDHSPLYRQKSRNSQLPTLGSKTPPPSPHRMTEVRMIDIHSMPPHGVPPHGVPPHGVPPHAVPPHGVSLERGSPVRQSFRKEEVAGAKPRNSMGSPVVPDPQGHSQGPTPTPNDQETRERMKFMEQQITSLTGLVHHVLLKAPNSSGNKESQSERTPNTSSPAHSTPSSAGGSTILVPKTSSAPPDKNLSPLKVNLMQFRQNVSDLRIQLHQMRQLQVQNQEVLRVQLKRAEQEISIKLTEAMRRVEDPVQRQRAVVEEDRHKYLGLEERVLVQLSELEQYVASLQQDSATTTRVVTLKDVEEGAVTLRKVGESLAGLKGEFPALQTRMRAVLRVEVEAVKFLKEEPHKLDSMLKRVKSLTDTLSSLRRYATEGSQKGVDISTNASVGVNHTKAAETAVEAPSTSVQLASSSAPPEAQSSTVRSEVMPSSPVVIHHVQSSPVHIQQSQQSAALIAQPSPPLTPSPTQIPSPNLSKPQDWESPKGSVSDPSSPARLKKIHGNLVNNGNSAPHQDLVIEELQNTKEKNKNRVISIEAAEKEWEEKRQNMGHYDGKEFEKILQEAQANMMKGIPSLEVEESQILPSAGIVEHRDIPSPFESPSEESLADKPTKKGSDKLQKPLLDKSIKPASSKTAIKSAATDNLTRQGSDKSNKSPPPPPPRKSFSSSNSGMTTTRSGEVVYTTRKESISAQEVEEDAPPPSPQFKPTKVAPETKPKPITPPPVTASVNREEEDEGDKIMTELQVFQKCTFKDLGIKNLVEPTNRIEPQIKELRPGNLLPHKEKKQSSEPSREDKDPNTDENGNTTTRQSPGVIYYVTGQIPKDQPPPSGLEDTPEHRESSQPLTQVSNVNANDNSPSQQLQMLQMQMSPQPKSPPPVTPPPISPKPTGLNGFKLPQKQVKRAESLKTSAEVQKEKKLNKTNTEKKTKQASEHVSSFKNIKPQQILPTMSNPVKEIPKVQRLGKTASNKRNLTLANFDDGDDGAGLSPDLPGEEPPPPPDIAFMITNKKVQPLSCGEYQELVSAKKGNVQTVTVGSASNKANTTVDPTMPQDNGFNRKPVIIIFDEPMDIRSAYKRLSTIFECEEELERMLAEERIDEESEESDTERSTGLQVRAGGAEMVDGEKIISTQSTTEHTGSSSSSSSSISELMDSGMNTETNGDAKQDGKKKFKFKFPKKQLAALTQAIRTGTKSGKKTLQVVVYEDEEEYDGTVRQHREAKRFEITRSKSFAEGTKGSVSITQTDQNSDTLCRTNEIRKNAYKTLDSLEQTIKQLETTINEMGPCSPEEPAGTEDTMARTGKESDVVGLKRSSSLPTSRVHGPKVSSKGLLQKKTKPELLPRPVVAPSSTSTSTTVLSVPTSIQQIPLQNTSAASPTSRMPVPLSAKSRQSPATSDKAGKQQKLQDAQRQFRQANGSAKRVGGDHKTASPTIPVSKIPAFYPSSAKGSCQSALNSDATNPINPSSSAPPSATKSSHTPRSGSLPSSHIPSLSNGSLKLPAPSQHTGKALSFSSQTQNGRVHSSSSSSFSSSSSFSPSPLSPTPLGPGGKSIRTIHTPSFTSYRSHNGSSSKSSIPTTTAAKDTT from the exons GTCAGTGCCTTCCCGCAGCAGCTCAACATGAAGATGTTGGAGTCACCCAGTGTTGCTGTCTACGTCAAAGACGACATGAGGAACATGTACTACGAACTCACTGATGTCAG GAACATCACAGATCACTCTTGCCTCAAAGTGTACCACAAGGATCCCGCTCAGGCTTTCAGCCATGGACCTCGGCCTGCCAACGGCGATGCCAGG ATGCACAACGAGATGGCACATGTCACCCGTGATGGTCAGCACCCTCTTAGACATCCACCTATGGGTCCTCCATCACACCATCCCCTGCAGGGAGCACTCCCACCTTCTCCCCACTCCATGCCACCATCCCCCTCCCGAATCCCATTTGGCCCACGTCAGAACTCTGTCCCTGGAAGCGCCACTATCCCAAGGGACCGGATGTCTAGTGTCAATCCTCCAACCCGGTCCGTCTCTCCTTGTCCCAGCGCTATACTGGAGAGACGGGACGTGAAGCCAGATCAAGACTTGGGTGGGAAAAGCCACACTCTAACTAGAGGGAATGAAGGTTTGTATGCAGATCCATATCTGCTCCAAGAGGGACGAATCAACATGACTGCAGGTCATGGGCAGCACGGCAGCCCTGGACTTGATGGTCCAGAACATGGCATGGGGGGATTTCACCGTGCCTCCATCCGCTCTGCAAGCTCTTATGGTGGGCCCAGTCCTACAGACTCTGTTGATCACTCTCCTTTGTATAGGCAGAAGTCTCGAAACAGTCAGTTGCCTACTTTGGGTTCCAAGACTCCTCCTCCGTCCCCTCACAGGATGACTGAGGTACGGATGATTGATATCCACAGCATGCCCCCTCATGGTGTACCACCTCATGGTGTTCCACCTCATGGTGTTCCACCTCATGCTGTCCCACCTCATGGTGTTTCCCTGGAGAGAGGCTCACCAGTGCGCCAGTCCTTCAGAAAGGAAGAAGTTGCAGGGGCTAAGCCCAGGAACAGCATGGGATCTCCTGTGGTCCCAGACCCTCAAGGTCACTCTCAAGGGCCCACTCCAACTCCAAATGACCAGGAGACACG AGAGCGAATGAAGTTTATGGAGCAACAGATTACCAGCTTGACTGGTCTTGTTCATCATGTACTTTTAAAGGCTCCAAACTCTAGTGGCAACAAGGAGTCTCAAAG CGAGAGAACACCAAATACTTCATCTCCAGCTCACAGCACACCTAGTTCAG CAGGTGGATCTACTATCTTGGTTCCTAAAACAAGTTCAGCCCCACCAGACAAGAACTTATCTCCACTCAAAGTGAATCTCATGCAGTTCAGACAGAATGTTTCTGACCTCAGGATACAACTTCATCAGATGAGACAGTTGCAG GTccagaaccaggaggttttACGGGTGCAGCTGAAGCGGGCAGAGCAGGAAATTAGTATTAAACTCACAGAGGCTATGCGGCGGGTGGAAGACCCTGTCCAGAGGCAGAGAGCTGTGGTAGAGGAGGACAGGCACAAGTACTTGGGTCTGGAGGAGCGTGTTCTTGTACAGCTCAG TGAGCTGGAGCAATATGTAGCATCTCTGCAACAAGATTCAGCAACAACAACCAGGGTGGTGACCTTAAAGGATGTAGAGGAGGGAGCAGTAACTCTGAGGAAGGTGGGAGAGTCTCTGGCCGGTCTTAAAG GAGAGTTCCCAGCCCTGCAAACCAGAATGCGAGCTGTGCTCAGAGTGGAGGTGGAGGCTGTTAAATTTCTGAAGGAAGAGCCTCACAAACTTGACAGCATGCTAAAACGGGTCAAGAGCCTGACCGATACTCTCAGCAGCCTGAGAAG ATATGCAACCGAAGGCTCTCAGAAGGGAGTAGATATTTCCACCAATGCCTCAGTAGGTGTCAACCACacaaaagctgcagaaaccGCTGTAGAAGCTCCATCAACATCAGTTCAGCTCGCCTCTTCCTCAGCTCCACCAGAGGCACAGAGCTCCACCGTAAGATCAGAGGTGATGCCCTCCTCCCCAGTGGTCATCCATCATGTCCAGAGTTCTCCAGTTCACATACAGCAGTCCCAGCAATCTGCAGCCCTCATAGCTCAGCCCAGTCCTCCCCTTACCCCTAGCCCTACTCAGATTCCCAGTCCTAACCTGAGTAAGCCTCAAGACTGGGAATCTCCAAAAGGGTCGGTCTCAGATCCATCAAGTCCTGCTCGCCTCAAGAAGATTCATGGGAATCTGGTGAATAATGGCAACAGCGCTCCTCATCAGGATCTTGTAATAGAGGAGCTCCAGAACaccaaggagaaaaacaaaaacagagttaTTTCCATTGAG GCAGCTGAGAAGGAATGGGAAGAGAAAAGGCAGAATATGGGTCATTATGATGGCAAAGAGTTTGAGAAGATCCTTCAAGAGGCTCAGGCCAACATGATGAAGGGAATTCCAAGCTTAGAGGTGGAGGAAAGCCAAAtactgccctctgctggcatAGTAGAACATAGAGACATTCCCAGCCCTTTTGAGTCACCATCag AGGAGTCCCTAGCAGACAAACCCACCAAAAAGGGGTCCGATAAACTACAGAAGCCTTTATTGGATAAATCTATTAAGCCAGCATCTTCAAAAACTGCCATTAAGTCAGCAGCCACTGACAATTTGACCAGACAGGGATCTGACAAATCAAACAAGTCCCCACCACCGCCACCTCCAAGAAAATCCTTCTCCAGCTCAAACTCAGGCATGACTACAACACGTTCTGGAGAGGTGGTCTATACAACTCGGAAGGAAAGCATCTCAGCACAG GAGGTTGAGGAAGATGCTCCTCCTCCATCCCCTCAGTTCAAACCCACAAAGGTTGCTCCGGAGACCAAGCCGAAGCCCATCACACCCCCTCCTGTTACTGCTTCTGTTAAcagagaagaggaggatgaaggggACAAGATCATGACGGAGCTTCAG GTTTTCCAGAAGTGCACATTTAAGGATCTAGGGATAAAAAATTTGGTTGAGCCTACCAATCGAATTGAACCCCAAATCAAAGAACTAAGACCAGGGAATTTGTTGCCccacaaagagaaaaag CAGAGCTCAGAACCAAGTCGAGAGGATAAAGACCCAAACACAGatgaaaatggaaacacaactacaAGACAAAGCCCTGGG GTCATATATTATGTGACTGGCCAGATTCCCAAAGATCAACCACCCCCATCAGGACTGGAAGACACCCCAGAACACAGGGAGTCCTCACAGCCTCTAACACAGGTGTCAAATGTCAATGCTAATGACAATTCTCCAAGCCAGCAGCTGCAGATGCTGCAGATGCAGATGTCTCCACAACCAAAATCACCTCCACCTGTTACACCCCCACCTATATCACCTAAACCCACTGGACTCAATGGATTCAAACTGCCACAAAAGCAAGTAAAGCGTGCTGAATCCTTGAAGACTAGTGCAGAAGTACAGAAGGAAAAGaaactcaacaaaacaaacactgaaaagaaaaccaaacaggcCTCAGAGCATGTttcctcatttaaaaatataaagccTCAGCAAATATTACCCACAATGAGCAATCCTGTAAAAGAGATACCTAAAGTTCAGCGACTCGGAAAGACTGCAAGTAACAAACGTAATTTGACTCTAGCTAATtttgatgatggtgatgatggagCTGGTCTTAGCCCTGACTTACCTGGAGAGGAACCTCCCCCGCCACCAGACATTGCATTTATGATCACTAACAAAAAGGTTCAGCCACTTTCTTGTGGCGAGTACCAAGAACTGGTCAGCGCCAAGAAGGGTAATGTTCAGACAGTTACAGTTGGCAGTGCATCAAACAAAGCCAACACCACAGTCGATCCCACTATGCCACAAGATAATGGCTTCAACAGGAAGCCTGTCATCATCATTTTTGATGAGCCAATGGATATCCGCTCAGCTTACAAGCGACTGTCCACCATATTTGAATGTGAAGAAGAACTGGAGAGAATGCTTGCAGAAGAGCGCATAGATGAAGAAAGTGAAGAGTCAGACACTGAAAGAAGCACTGGGTTGCAAGTAAGAGCTGGTGGTGCAGAAATGGTTGATGGTGAAAAGATCATCTCCACACAAAGTACTACAGAGCACACAGGGtcatcatcctcatcttcatcttcaatATCTGAACTAATGGACAGTGGAATGAACACAGAGACAAATGGAGATGCCAAACAAGATGGAAAGAAGAAGTTTAAATTTAAGTTCCCAAAGAAACAACTAGCAGCATTGACACAAGCAATTCGCACAGGCACCAAGTCTGGAAAGAAGACCTTACAAGTGGTGGTGTATGAAGACGAGGAAGAATATGATGGTACAGTTCGGCAGCACAGGGAAGCAAAGAGATTTGAGATCACTCGCTCAAAATCCTTTGCAGAGGGCACCAAGGGATCAGTGTCTATCACACAAACAGACCAGAACTCAGACACCCTTTGCAGAACCAATGAGATTCGGAAGAATGCCTACAAGACTCTGGACAGTCTAGAACAAACCATCAAACAGCTAGAAACAACTATTAATGAAATGGGACCATGCTCCCCGGAGGAGCCAGCCGGCACTGAAGACACCATGGCAAGAACTGGGAAAGAATCTGATGTGGTTGGGTTGAAGAGGTCTTCCTCTCTCCCTACCTCTAGAGTGCATGGGCCTAAAGTATCCAGTAAAGGTTTGCTGCAGAAGAAGACAAAACCTGAGCTCCTTCCTCGCCCTGTTGTCGCTCCTTCTTCCACCAGCACCTCCACCACAGTCCTCAGTGTACCCACCAGCATACAACAG ATCCCCTTGCAGAACACCAGTGCCGCTTCCCCTACTAGTCGGATGCCGGTCCCTTTGTCTGCGAAGTCCAGACAGTCGCCGGCTACATCTGACAAAGctggaaaacagcaaaaactgcAGGACGCTCAGAGGCAATTTCGACAG GCTAATGGAAGTGCTAAAAGAGTGGGAGGGGATCATAAAACTGCTTCCCCTACTATACCCGTCTCTAAAATCCCTGCTTTTTATCCTAGCTCTGCTAAAGGCAGCTGCCAGTCTGCGCTAAACTCAGATGCTACTAATCCCATTAACCcgtcttcttctgctcctccttcTGCGACAAAGTCCTCTCACACCCCCCGTTCCGGTTCCCTACCCTCATCCCATATCCCCTCACTGTCTAACGGATCCCTCAAACTCCCTGCACCTTCACAACACACAGGTAAAGCTCTCTCGTTCTCCTCACAGACTCAGAATGGTCGAGtgcactcctcctcctcctcttcattctcctcctcctcctccttctccccctCCCCTCTGTCTCCTACACCATTGGGGCCAGGTGGAAAGAGCATCCGCACCATACACACCCCCAGCTTCACCAGCTACAGATCGCAcaacggcagcagcagcaaatccTCCATcccaacaactacagcagctaAGGACACAACTTAG
- the si:ch211-285f17.1 gene encoding sickle tail protein homolog isoform X18, which yields MSETDAPTAFTRGSRVRASLPVVRSTNQTKDRSLGVLYLQYGDETKQIRMPNEITSIDTIRALFVSAFPQQLNMKMLESPSVAVYVKDDMRNMYYELTDVRNITDHSCLKVYHKDPAQAFSHGPRPANGDARMHNEMAHVTRDGQHPLRHPPMGPPSHHPLQGALPPSPHSMPPSPSRIPFGPRQNSVPGSATIPRDRMSSVNPPTRSVSPCPSAILERRDVKPDQDLGGKSHTLTRGNEGLYADPYLLQEGRINMTAGHGQHGSPGLDGPEHGMGGFHRASIRSASSYGGPSPTDSVDHSPLYRQKSRNSQLPTLGSKTPPPSPHRMTEVRMIDIHSMPPHGVPPHGVPPHGVPPHAVPPHGVSLERGSPVRQSFRKEEVAGAKPRNSMGSPVVPDPQGHSQGPTPTPNDQETRERMKFMEQQITSLTGLVHHVLLKAPNSSGNKESQSERTPNTSSPAHSTPSSAGGSTILVPKTSSAPPDKNLSPLKVNLMQFRQNVSDLRIQLHQMRQLQVQNQEVLRVQLKRAEQEISIKLTEAMRRVEDPVQRQRAVVEEDRHKYLGLEERVLVQLSELEQYVASLQQDSATTTRVVTLKDVEEGAVTLRKVGESLAGLKGEFPALQTRMRAVLRVEVEAVKFLKEEPHKLDSMLKRVKSLTDTLSSLRRYATEGSQKGVDISTNASVGVNHTKAAETAVEAPSTSVQLASSSAPPEAQSSTVRSEVMPSSPVVIHHVQSSPVHIQQSQQSAALIAQPSPPLTPSPTQIPSPNLSKPQDWESPKGSVSDPSSPARLKKIHGNLVNNGNSAPHQDLVIEELQNTKEKNKNRVISIEAAEKEWEEKRQNMGHYDGKEFEKILQEAQANMMKGIPSLEVEESQILPSAGIVEHRDIPSPFESPSEESLADKPTKKGSDKLQKPLLDKSIKPASSKTAIKSAATDNLTRQGSDKSNKSPPPPPPRKSFSSSNSGMTTTRSGEVVYTTRKESISAQEVEEDAPPPSPQFKPTKVAPETKPKPITPPPVTASVNREEEDEGDKIMTELQVFQKCTFKDLGIKNLVEPTNRIEPQIKELRPGNLLPHKEKKQSSEPSREDKDPNTDENGNTTTRQSPGVIYYVTGQIPKDQPPPSGLEDTPEHRESSQPLTQVSNVNANDNSPSQQLQMLQMQMSPQPKSPPPVTPPPISPKPTGLNGFKLPQKQVKRAESLKTSAEVQKEKKLNKTNTEKKTKQASEHVSSFKNIKPQQILPTMSNPVKEIPKVQRLGKTASNKRNLTLANFDDGDDGAGLSPDLPGEEPPPPPDIAFMITNKKVQPLSCGEYQELVSAKKGNVQTVTVGSASNKANTTVDPTMPQDNGFNRKPVIIIFDEPMDIRSAYKRLSTIFECEEELERMLAEERIDEESEESDTERSTGLQVRAGGAEMVDGEKIISTQSTTEHTGSSSSSSSSISELMDSGMNTETNGDAKQDGKKKFKFKFPKKQLAALTQAIRTGTKSGKKTLQVVVYEDEEEYDGTVRQHREAKRFEITRSKSFAEGTKGSVSITQTDQNSDTLCRTNEIRKNAYKTLDSLEQTIKQLETTINEMGPCSPEEPAGTEDTMARTGKESDVVGLKRSSSLPTSRVHGPKVSSKGLLQKKTKPELLPRPVVAPSSTSTSTTVLSVPTSIQQIPLQNTSAASPTSRMPVPLSAKSRQSPATSDKAGKQQKLQDAQRQFRQANGSAKRVGGDHKTASPTIPVSKIPAFYPSSAKGSCQSALNSDATNPINPSSSAPPSATKSSHTPRSGSLPSSHIPSLSNGSLKLPAPSQHTGKALSFSSQTQNGRVHSSSSSSFSSSSSFSPSPLSPTPLGPGGKSIRTIHTPSFTSYRSHNGSSSKSSIPTTTAAKDTT from the exons GTCAGTGCCTTCCCGCAGCAGCTCAACATGAAGATGTTGGAGTCACCCAGTGTTGCTGTCTACGTCAAAGACGACATGAGGAACATGTACTACGAACTCACTGATGTCAG GAACATCACAGATCACTCTTGCCTCAAAGTGTACCACAAGGATCCCGCTCAGGCTTTCAGCCATGGACCTCGGCCTGCCAACGGCGATGCCAGG ATGCACAACGAGATGGCACATGTCACCCGTGATGGTCAGCACCCTCTTAGACATCCACCTATGGGTCCTCCATCACACCATCCCCTGCAGGGAGCACTCCCACCTTCTCCCCACTCCATGCCACCATCCCCCTCCCGAATCCCATTTGGCCCACGTCAGAACTCTGTCCCTGGAAGCGCCACTATCCCAAGGGACCGGATGTCTAGTGTCAATCCTCCAACCCGGTCCGTCTCTCCTTGTCCCAGCGCTATACTGGAGAGACGGGACGTGAAGCCAGATCAAGACTTGGGTGGGAAAAGCCACACTCTAACTAGAGGGAATGAAGGTTTGTATGCAGATCCATATCTGCTCCAAGAGGGACGAATCAACATGACTGCAGGTCATGGGCAGCACGGCAGCCCTGGACTTGATGGTCCAGAACATGGCATGGGGGGATTTCACCGTGCCTCCATCCGCTCTGCAAGCTCTTATGGTGGGCCCAGTCCTACAGACTCTGTTGATCACTCTCCTTTGTATAGGCAGAAGTCTCGAAACAGTCAGTTGCCTACTTTGGGTTCCAAGACTCCTCCTCCGTCCCCTCACAGGATGACTGAGGTACGGATGATTGATATCCACAGCATGCCCCCTCATGGTGTACCACCTCATGGTGTTCCACCTCATGGTGTTCCACCTCATGCTGTCCCACCTCATGGTGTTTCCCTGGAGAGAGGCTCACCAGTGCGCCAGTCCTTCAGAAAGGAAGAAGTTGCAGGGGCTAAGCCCAGGAACAGCATGGGATCTCCTGTGGTCCCAGACCCTCAAGGTCACTCTCAAGGGCCCACTCCAACTCCAAATGACCAGGAGACACG AGAGCGAATGAAGTTTATGGAGCAACAGATTACCAGCTTGACTGGTCTTGTTCATCATGTACTTTTAAAGGCTCCAAACTCTAGTGGCAACAAGGAGTCTCAAAG CGAGAGAACACCAAATACTTCATCTCCAGCTCACAGCACACCTAGTTCAG CAGGTGGATCTACTATCTTGGTTCCTAAAACAAGTTCAGCCCCACCAGACAAGAACTTATCTCCACTCAAAGTGAATCTCATGCAGTTCAGACAGAATGTTTCTGACCTCAGGATACAACTTCATCAGATGAGACAGTTGCAG GTccagaaccaggaggttttACGGGTGCAGCTGAAGCGGGCAGAGCAGGAAATTAGTATTAAACTCACAGAGGCTATGCGGCGGGTGGAAGACCCTGTCCAGAGGCAGAGAGCTGTGGTAGAGGAGGACAGGCACAAGTACTTGGGTCTGGAGGAGCGTGTTCTTGTACAGCTCAG TGAGCTGGAGCAATATGTAGCATCTCTGCAACAAGATTCAGCAACAACAACCAGGGTGGTGACCTTAAAGGATGTAGAGGAGGGAGCAGTAACTCTGAGGAAGGTGGGAGAGTCTCTGGCCGGTCTTAAAG GAGAGTTCCCAGCCCTGCAAACCAGAATGCGAGCTGTGCTCAGAGTGGAGGTGGAGGCTGTTAAATTTCTGAAGGAAGAGCCTCACAAACTTGACAGCATGCTAAAACGGGTCAAGAGCCTGACCGATACTCTCAGCAGCCTGAGAAG ATATGCAACCGAAGGCTCTCAGAAGGGAGTAGATATTTCCACCAATGCCTCAGTAGGTGTCAACCACacaaaagctgcagaaaccGCTGTAGAAGCTCCATCAACATCAGTTCAGCTCGCCTCTTCCTCAGCTCCACCAGAGGCACAGAGCTCCACCGTAAGATCAGAGGTGATGCCCTCCTCCCCAGTGGTCATCCATCATGTCCAGAGTTCTCCAGTTCACATACAGCAGTCCCAGCAATCTGCAGCCCTCATAGCTCAGCCCAGTCCTCCCCTTACCCCTAGCCCTACTCAGATTCCCAGTCCTAACCTGAGTAAGCCTCAAGACTGGGAATCTCCAAAAGGGTCGGTCTCAGATCCATCAAGTCCTGCTCGCCTCAAGAAGATTCATGGGAATCTGGTGAATAATGGCAACAGCGCTCCTCATCAGGATCTTGTAATAGAGGAGCTCCAGAACaccaaggagaaaaacaaaaacagagttaTTTCCATTGAG GCAGCTGAGAAGGAATGGGAAGAGAAAAGGCAGAATATGGGTCATTATGATGGCAAAGAGTTTGAGAAGATCCTTCAAGAGGCTCAGGCCAACATGATGAAGGGAATTCCAAGCTTAGAGGTGGAGGAAAGCCAAAtactgccctctgctggcatAGTAGAACATAGAGACATTCCCAGCCCTTTTGAGTCACCATCag AGGAGTCCCTAGCAGACAAACCCACCAAAAAGGGGTCCGATAAACTACAGAAGCCTTTATTGGATAAATCTATTAAGCCAGCATCTTCAAAAACTGCCATTAAGTCAGCAGCCACTGACAATTTGACCAGACAGGGATCTGACAAATCAAACAAGTCCCCACCACCGCCACCTCCAAGAAAATCCTTCTCCAGCTCAAACTCAGGCATGACTACAACACGTTCTGGAGAGGTGGTCTATACAACTCGGAAGGAAAGCATCTCAGCACAG GAGGTTGAGGAAGATGCTCCTCCTCCATCCCCTCAGTTCAAACCCACAAAGGTTGCTCCGGAGACCAAGCCGAAGCCCATCACACCCCCTCCTGTTACTGCTTCTGTTAAcagagaagaggaggatgaaggggACAAGATCATGACGGAGCTTCAG GTTTTCCAGAAGTGCACATTTAAGGATCTAGGGATAAAAAATTTGGTTGAGCCTACCAATCGAATTGAACCCCAAATCAAAGAACTAAGACCAGGGAATTTGTTGCCccacaaagagaaaaag CAGAGCTCAGAACCAAGTCGAGAGGATAAAGACCCAAACACAGatgaaaatggaaacacaactacaAGACAAAGCCCTGGG GTCATATATTATGTGACTGGCCAGATTCCCAAAGATCAACCACCCCCATCAGGACTGGAAGACACCCCAGAACACAGGGAGTCCTCACAGCCTCTAACACAGGTGTCAAATGTCAATGCTAATGACAATTCTCCAAGCCAGCAGCTGCAGATGCTGCAGATGCAGATGTCTCCACAACCAAAATCACCTCCACCTGTTACACCCCCACCTATATCACCTAAACCCACTGGACTCAATGGATTCAAACTGCCACAAAAGCAAGTAAAGCGTGCTGAATCCTTGAAGACTAGTGCAGAAGTACAGAAGGAAAAGaaactcaacaaaacaaacactgaaaagaaaaccaaacaggcCTCAGAGCATGTttcctcatttaaaaatataaagccTCAGCAAATATTACCCACAATGAGCAATCCTGTAAAAGAGATACCTAAAGTTCAGCGACTCGGAAAGACTGCAAGTAACAAACGTAATTTGACTCTAGCTAATtttgatgatggtgatgatggagCTGGTCTTAGCCCTGACTTACCTGGAGAGGAACCTCCCCCGCCACCAGACATTGCATTTATGATCACTAACAAAAAGGTTCAGCCACTTTCTTGTGGCGAGTACCAAGAACTGGTCAGCGCCAAGAAGGGTAATGTTCAGACAGTTACAGTTGGCAGTGCATCAAACAAAGCCAACACCACAGTCGATCCCACTATGCCACAAGATAATGGCTTCAACAGGAAGCCTGTCATCATCATTTTTGATGAGCCAATGGATATCCGCTCAGCTTACAAGCGACTGTCCACCATATTTGAATGTGAAGAAGAACTGGAGAGAATGCTTGCAGAAGAGCGCATAGATGAAGAAAGTGAAGAGTCAGACACTGAAAGAAGCACTGGGTTGCAAGTAAGAGCTGGTGGTGCAGAAATGGTTGATGGTGAAAAGATCATCTCCACACAAAGTACTACAGAGCACACAGGGtcatcatcctcatcttcatcttcaatATCTGAACTAATGGACAGTGGAATGAACACAGAGACAAATGGAGATGCCAAACAAGATGGAAAGAAGAAGTTTAAATTTAAGTTCCCAAAGAAACAACTAGCAGCATTGACACAAGCAATTCGCACAGGCACCAAGTCTGGAAAGAAGACCTTACAAGTGGTGGTGTATGAAGACGAGGAAGAATATGATGGTACAGTTCGGCAGCACAGGGAAGCAAAGAGATTTGAGATCACTCGCTCAAAATCCTTTGCAGAGGGCACCAAGGGATCAGTGTCTATCACACAAACAGACCAGAACTCAGACACCCTTTGCAGAACCAATGAGATTCGGAAGAATGCCTACAAGACTCTGGACAGTCTAGAACAAACCATCAAACAGCTAGAAACAACTATTAATGAAATGGGACCATGCTCCCCGGAGGAGCCAGCCGGCACTGAAGACACCATGGCAAGAACTGGGAAAGAATCTGATGTGGTTGGGTTGAAGAGGTCTTCCTCTCTCCCTACCTCTAGAGTGCATGGGCCTAAAGTATCCAGTAAAGGTTTGCTGCAGAAGAAGACAAAACCTGAGCTCCTTCCTCGCCCTGTTGTCGCTCCTTCTTCCACCAGCACCTCCACCACAGTCCTCAGTGTACCCACCAGCATACAACAG ATCCCCTTGCAGAACACCAGTGCCGCTTCCCCTACTAGTCGGATGCCGGTCCCTTTGTCTGCGAAGTCCAGACAGTCGCCGGCTACATCTGACAAAGctggaaaacagcaaaaactgcAGGACGCTCAGAGGCAATTTCGACAG GCTAATGGAAGTGCTAAAAGAGTGGGAGGGGATCATAAAACTGCTTCCCCTACTATACCCGTCTCTAAAATCCCTGCTTTTTATCCTAGCTCTGCTAAAGGCAGCTGCCAGTCTGCGCTAAACTCAGATGCTACTAATCCCATTAACCcgtcttcttctgctcctccttcTGCGACAAAGTCCTCTCACACCCCCCGTTCCGGTTCCCTACCCTCATCCCATATCCCCTCACTGTCTAACGGATCCCTCAAACTCCCTGCACCTTCACAACACACAGGTAAAGCTCTCTCGTTCTCCTCACAGACTCAGAATGGTCGAGtgcactcctcctcctcctcttcattctcctcctcctcctccttctccccctCCCCTCTGTCTCCTACACCATTGGGGCCAGGTGGAAAGAGCATCCGCACCATACACACCCCCAGCTTCACCAGCTACAGATCGCAcaacggcagcagcagcaaatccTCCATcccaacaactacagcagctaAGGACACAACTTAG